In Nicotiana tabacum cultivar K326 chromosome 10, ASM71507v2, whole genome shotgun sequence, the DNA window CGTAGAGAATTTTGCTATATATACATcataaatatttttactattCAATCATAGTATTTTTGGTTAGTTGACCTCAATTACTTTTAGTATTTGTTAAAAATTATGATTTCCATGATTGATTTTCCTTGAATTCTAATTGAGGCTCTGAATGAGCAGAACTTCGAGACTATATTCCTATGCTATGACAAACAAGTTATGGAATTAAGAAAGTGCTAAATTCTACACTGCATCTCAATTCGATAGTCAAGTTTCAGATTATTTAAGCAGTCTTATACATGAGGAGTATCAAAATTTGGTGCTTTTAGCAAATTccatttatgttttcctatattaTATTTGCCTCCTATGTGGTGGAGTCCATCCACAGTTAGGCGAAAGGGCTAAGAAAATTTAGAGTAAACGAACTTGTTCATTGCTGAAGAACTTATAACTTTGCTGctgtcattttcatttttttatgtgTTCCACAAATGTTGCCTAATTTCTCAAAATTCCCAGGTATGTCTCTCTTTTTCCAAGAGTGAAGCACTATTTCTTGAGGCAGTGTAGCTTGCCATTATTTGCAAGCAGCAGAGCACCCTATTTTTTCATGTGTTTCTCTCAGAGAACTGAAATCAGCCTAAACAAGTGGTGGAAGCCTATCAAAGATGCATTCCAAAGCCTCCTCTCATTCTCCACAACTCTATCGTTTTGGCTGAACAAGCTTTTtcattaaaggcaaaattcaagTAACTAATAGTATTACTACCTTTTTTGAACCATGTATAGGCAGGTGGTGGTCGAAATTGGAAATGCTGTCgtatttttgtttttctattcATAACCTTTTAACTCCATGGACCTGGTTTGTATAATTAACATGGTAAATGAAAAAAGGTGGTTGTTTGAAAAAAGTTGTTGAATGAATTTTCTACCATTGAATAATTCAGATAAGTAATTTAACTATGTTGCTTCTTACATACTTCTCTATATTCTTCCTCTATGATGCTTCATACATCCCCTTTCACAtggtgtatttttattttttttt includes these proteins:
- the LOC107759945 gene encoding uncharacterized protein LOC107759945 isoform X4, whose product is MPILQNNGFEPLKKIFQDLVCPLPLSYPERKISTTKLYVSLFPRVKHYFLRQCSLPLFASSRAPYFFMCFSQRTEISLNKWWKPIKDAFQSLLSFSTTLSFWLNKLFH
- the LOC107759945 gene encoding uncharacterized protein LOC107759945 isoform X1, giving the protein MNFVVNGGFEPLKKIFQHAWEMELGCFYLLLFDLVCPLPLSYPERKISTTKLYVSLFPRVKHYFLRQCSLPLFASSRAPYFFMCFSQRTEISLNKWWKPIKDAFQSLLSFSTTLSFWLNKLFH
- the LOC107759945 gene encoding uncharacterized protein LOC107759945 isoform X2 → MPILQNNGFEPLKKIFQHAWEMELGCFYLLLFDLVCPLPLSYPERKISTTKLYVSLFPRVKHYFLRQCSLPLFASSRAPYFFMCFSQRTEISLNKWWKPIKDAFQSLLSFSTTLSFWLNKLFH
- the LOC107759945 gene encoding uncharacterized protein LOC107759945 isoform X3, giving the protein MNFVVNGGFEPLKKIFQDLVCPLPLSYPERKISTTKLYVSLFPRVKHYFLRQCSLPLFASSRAPYFFMCFSQRTEISLNKWWKPIKDAFQSLLSFSTTLSFWLNKLFH